Below is a genomic region from Neorhizobium galegae.
CCCTCGGTCGGCTGGGGCGAGAAGGACGGCACCGTTACCAATTCGGAACGTCGCATCTCCCGCCAGCGCTGGTTTCTGTCCGCACCCGGGGAAGCCAGGGCCGATTGGTGGCAGATGGCGGAGGTCGGCCGGCGCATGGGCTTTGACGGCTTCGATTATCGATCTGCGGCCGAGATCTTCGCCGAGCATGCAGCACTTTCGGCCTTCGAGAATGACGGCGGCCGGGATTTCGATATCGGCGCTCATGCCGGTGTCGATGGATTGACCTACGAAGCCTTGGCACCGTTCCAATGGCCTCAACCGGCCGGCACCGCACACCAAGAAACTCGCTTCTTCGCCGATGGAGGCTTCTATCATCCGGACCGCAAGGCACGTTTCATCCCCGTCCAGGCTCCAGCCACCGACCGCACCAACGAAAAATATCCGCTGACGCTGAACACCGGCCGCATCCGCGACCATTGGCACACGATGACGCGGACGGCGAAAAGTGCCAGGCTTTCCGGCCATATCGCCGAGCCCTTTGCGGAACTCCATCCGCGCGATGCGATGGAACTCGGCATTCGCGGCGCCGGCCTGGTCGAACTCGAAAGCCCGCACGGCAAGGCAATCGTCCGGGCGCTGGTGACCGAACGCCAGGCCCGCGGAAACGTCTTCGTGCCGATGCACTGGAACGACCAGTTCGCTGCAAAGGCGCGCATCGATGCACTGGTCGCACCCGTCACCGACCCGTTTTCCGGTCAACCGGCGTCGAAGAACATAGGGATCGCCGCCCGGCCTTTCGCCGCTTGCTTATACGGTTTTGCCGTTTCCGCCTCGAAACCCTTAAACCCACAGGCGGACTACTGGGCGCTCGCAAAGGCCGATGGCGGCTGGCGGATCGAACTCGCGTTCGCGGACCCGGTCGAGGACTGGGTGGCGTGGTGCCGGGGAACATTCGGCATCCCGGCCGAGATCGAGCCGCTCGGATATGCCGACCGTCAATCCGGCGATCTGCGCCTCGCCTTTTTCGACGGCGGAAAGCTGCTTGCCGCACTTTTCCTCGCGAACGAGCCGGTCGCCGTCGCACGCAACTGGGCAATCGGCCAACTTGCCGCCGAACACGCCGACCTGCGCAAGCGCTTTGCGATCGTTGCCGGACGACCCGGAGCCGACCAGCCGGATCCCGGCGCCACCGTCTGCTCCTGCTTTTCGGTCGGCGTCAACCGGATCATCGGCGCGGTCCGGACCGGTTGCCACAGCGTCGAGGCCGTCGGCAAGGAAACCAATGCCGGCACCAATTGCGGCTCCTGCCGCGCTGAAATCAGGGGGATCATCGATGGATGTCTTGCAGCAGCCGCGGAATGAAGCATCTCCTGATCGTGGCGGCCGCATGGCGCCGCTTGCGAAGCTCCCGGTCTTCTGGGCGCTCGAAGGAAGGCCCGTCATCGTTGCCGGCGGGTCGGATGCGGCCGCGTGGAAAGCCGAGCTGCTCGCTGCCTGCGGAGCCAATGTACATGTCTATGCGGATAGGCTGTCCGAGACATTCGAAAAGCTGATCGACCGCGGGGCGGAACATCCGCAGGGCCGCTTTATTCATCATCCGAAGGTGTGGGACGATTCGATTTTCGCGGGCGCAGCGATCGCGATTGCGGATTGCGAGGATGAGGACGAGGTGCAGGCATTTTTCAACGCTGCCCGCGCGGCGGGCGTGCCGGTCAACGTCATCGACAAGCCAGCCTTCTGCCAGTTCCAATTCGGTTCGATCGTCAACCGCTCGCCGGTCGTCGTATCCATTTCAACCGATGGCGCAGCGCCGATCCTGGCGCAGGCGATCCGCCGTCGTATCGAAACCCTGCTGCCGGCCTCGTTGAAAAGCTGGGCGGAACTCGCCCAGTCGCTCAGGGAAAAGATCAACGACCGCCTGGCGCCCGGCCTGCAGCGGAGAGCCTTCTGGGAACGTTTCGTGGACCGCGCCTTCGGCAGCGAACCGGGATCGGGCAGCGAAGCCGCGATCCTCGCCGATGCCGGCCGCGTGGCATCCTCGGCCCATAAGGGCCGTGTTACCCTCGTCGGCGCCGGGCCTGGCGATGCGGAACTGCTGACGTTGAAGGCCGTGCGTGCCCTGCAGGCGGCCGACGTCATCCTGTTCGACGATCTCGTCTCCGACGAGGTGCTGGAACTCGCGCGCCGCGAGGCGAAACGGATGCTGGTGGGAAAGCGCGGTGGTCGGGTAAGCTGCCGCCAGGAAGACATCAACGACATGCTGGTGAAGTTCGCCAAGGCGGGCAAACGCGTCGTCCGCCTGAAATCCGGCGACCCGATGATCTTTGGCCGTGCCGGAGAGGAGATCGCCTGCCTGGAACGAGAAGGCATCCCCGTCGACGTCGTGCCGGGCATCACTTCGGCGAGCGCCATGGCCTCGCGGCTCGGCGTGTCGCTCACCCATCGCGACCATGCGCAGGGCGTTCGTTTCGTCACCGGCCATTCGCGCAAGGGCGTGCTGCCCGACAATCTGGATTGGAAAAGCCTCGCCGAC
It encodes:
- the cysG gene encoding siroheme synthase CysG, with the protein product MDVLQQPRNEASPDRGGRMAPLAKLPVFWALEGRPVIVAGGSDAAAWKAELLAACGANVHVYADRLSETFEKLIDRGAEHPQGRFIHHPKVWDDSIFAGAAIAIADCEDEDEVQAFFNAARAAGVPVNVIDKPAFCQFQFGSIVNRSPVVVSISTDGAAPILAQAIRRRIETLLPASLKSWAELAQSLREKINDRLAPGLQRRAFWERFVDRAFGSEPGSGSEAAILADAGRVASSAHKGRVTLVGAGPGDAELLTLKAVRALQAADVILFDDLVSDEVLELARREAKRMLVGKRGGRVSCRQEDINDMLVKFAKAGKRVVRLKSGDPMIFGRAGEEIACLEREGIPVDVVPGITSASAMASRLGVSLTHRDHAQGVRFVTGHSRKGVLPDNLDWKSLADPRTTTIYYMAGRTAGEIVSKLTDAGMTHDMPVVVVSAVTRANERRWAGRLSDMATAMAEIGIDEPVLIGIGHVFRKADFADCTQWSDQAAASA
- a CDS encoding nitrate reductase yields the protein MPTETRTTCPYCGVGCGVIATVADSGAVTVKGDPEHPANFGRLCSKGSALAETIDLDGRILSPEIDGRQADWDEALDLVAQKFSKTIAEHGPDSVAFYVSGQLLTEDYYVANKLMKGFIGSANIDTNSRLCMSSSVAGHRRAFGSDTVPGTYEDIELADLVILTGSNLAWCHPVIYQRLAAAKTERPGMKIVVIDPRRTMTCDIADLHLGIRPDGDVALFMGLLAHLAQSPAIDQNYIAAHTQGFGEAFAASSALSFTELMERTGLPAMQLREFFHLFETTEKVVTCYSQGVNQSSSGTDKVNAIINCHLATGRIGRPGTGPFSLTGQPNAMGGREVGGLANMLAAHMAIESAEDRDRVQRFWASPRIAQKPGLKAVDMFRAVADGRIKALWIMATNPVVSMPDADAVEAAIKACPFVVASDILRDTDTARHAHVLLPSVGWGEKDGTVTNSERRISRQRWFLSAPGEARADWWQMAEVGRRMGFDGFDYRSAAEIFAEHAALSAFENDGGRDFDIGAHAGVDGLTYEALAPFQWPQPAGTAHQETRFFADGGFYHPDRKARFIPVQAPATDRTNEKYPLTLNTGRIRDHWHTMTRTAKSARLSGHIAEPFAELHPRDAMELGIRGAGLVELESPHGKAIVRALVTERQARGNVFVPMHWNDQFAAKARIDALVAPVTDPFSGQPASKNIGIAARPFAACLYGFAVSASKPLNPQADYWALAKADGGWRIELAFADPVEDWVAWCRGTFGIPAEIEPLGYADRQSGDLRLAFFDGGKLLAALFLANEPVAVARNWAIGQLAAEHADLRKRFAIVAGRPGADQPDPGATVCSCFSVGVNRIIGAVRTGCHSVEAVGKETNAGTNCGSCRAEIRGIIDGCLAAAAE